The Anaerotignum propionicum DSM 1682 sequence GCATTAATGAAAAAAAAATTTTTATTATTCGATATTGATCACACCCTAATGGATTTTTCAGCAACAGAAAAAAAAGGTCTCAAAAAATGTTTCGATTCTTTTGGTATACCTTTTACCGAGGAAATTTTCTCTTGGTACCTTTCCCATAACCGTATACTTTGGGCACAATATGAATGTGGTAAAATTCCCCGTGATATTATCTTTCAAAACCGCTTCACCGATACCTTTTCGGAATTTTCTATCAAGGCAGACGGAAATTTGATGGAAAAAGCATACCGCCAAGCACTCTCTGAAGGCATTGACTTGATTGAGGATGCACTGGACGTAGTCAAAAAACTGCATAAAACCCATGAACTATATGTTGTAACAAACGGCCTTGCCGCTACCCAGGAAAAACGCCTAATTGACAGTGGCCTTGCCCCTTACTTTAAGGCAATCTTTGTTTCAGAAGTTATCGGACTTCAAAAACCAATGGTTGAGTACTTTCAATATTGCTTTGAGCGTATTCCAAATTTTCAAAAAGAAGAGGCTATCATTATCGGAGATTCCTTATCGTCCGATATTCAGGGTGGCATGCGCGCCGGCATAGAAAGCTGTTGGTTTAACCCAAACGGGGTAACAAATGAAACCGAATTTCAACCTACCTATGAAATTCAATGTCTAACAGAACTGTTGCCACTTTTTGAAATCTTTTAATATACATATACATAAAACGGTATCCGCAGTTATTTGCAGATACCGTTTTTTTACAATCGAGATATTTTCACTATCTCTCTGATATGGGAGATAGTGAAATAAATTTTGTGTAAAAAAATAGCCACAATATAAATACCCCATAACCTGAGCATAGGGAGCAAGGATACCATGGAAAGGGTTTTCCATAGCCTTATGGGTGTCAGAGTGCCCCCCCACGCTTCATTGATGTTCAAATGTATCTTACTCATTCAGTGGCATAAGTCCTCAAAATCTATCCATGGATGCGCTTCTCCATGCAAACCAAAGTCTCCCATATTACATTCTGAAAATGAAAAAGACACTTTCCCGCCAACTCATATCCCAAATGGGAATATAAATGAATGGCAGGTTGGTTCCCCTCATATGTATCAAGTCTTATGACTTTACACCATCTCATACGTGCATACTCCTCAGCAAATGCAACAAACTCTCTACCATAACCCTTTCCACTGGAATTCGGTCTGATGCAAAGGGTATGAATAACCAAAACATCGTCATTCTCAGCAGAAATCTTCCAAGCAATATTAGTATATTCCTTGGGTTGAATATGGTTCAAAATAATACTTCCATACAATCGTCCCGATTCATCCTGACCAACAAAAAGCGTGCCTTCCTTCAGCGCTTTTTCAGCATCCCCTTTTGTTGGATAAAGCCCTTTCTGCCAATTGGTATAACTGCCGTTTGCCGCTTCAAAATCCAAAACTTCGTGATAGATTGCTTCAACCTCATCCAAGTCCTTCTCCATTGCTTTACGAATCAAAGTATCACTCCTTTATCATCGTTCTCCTAATTTTAAGCTTGGGTTTGCATTCAAATCCAAACCATCCCGCACGCCTGCTAAATATTCATAATACGCCGCACACCCAATCATTGCAGCATTATCCGTGCAAAGAATAGGGGAAGGAATGCTCAGCTGGAATCCTTCCTTTGCGCAAGCCTCTTTCATTCTTTCTCGCAGAGCGCTATTGGAGGCCACACCACCGGCTAAGGCAATTTTCTGCAGCCCTTTGCCCTTTGCAGCCTTTATTGCTTTTCCCACCAGAACCTCTACAACGGATTGCTGAAAGCTTGCAGCAATATCAAAAGGATTGATTTCCTCACCCAACATCTTTTGCTTATTCACATAATTTAAAACGGCTGATTTTAAACCGCTGAAACTAAAATCATAACTATCTTCCTCTAAAAATACACGAGGAAATTTAATTGCATCAGGATTTCCTTGTTTTGCCGCCGCATCAATTTTGGGTCCTCCGGGATAGCCCATTCCAATGACCCTGGCTACCTTATCATATGCCTCACCGGCGGCGTCATCCCTAGTCTTGCCCAAAATTTCGTACTTGCCATAATCAGAAACATAAACCAAGTGGGAATGACCCCCTGAAACAACCAAAGCCATGTAGGGCGGTTCAAAATCCTTATTCTCAATATAGTTTGCACAAATATGCCCTTCAATATGGTGTACACCAATCAAAGGCTTATTTACTGCAAAAGCAAGAGCCTTCGCCTCTGCCAAGCCAACCAAAAGCGCTCCCACCAAACCGGGACCATAAGTTACCCCAATTGCATCTACTTCCTGAAGGGTTACGCCTGCCTCCTGCAAAGCCTGTGTAATTACCCCATCAATGGCCTCTATATGCTTTCTGGAGGCGATTTCAGGCACAACACCCCCATACAGGGTATGCAAGGCAATTTGTGAGGAAATAACGTTGGACAGCACCTCTCGTCCGTTCTTCACCACAGCAGCCGCCGTTTCATCACAGGAGCTTTCTATTGCCAGTATATAAATGTCTCTTTCATTTTTCATGTTTTTTGTCCTCCAAATCATCCTTGGGAAACAGGATGGTGGTACTCATTCTTTCCACCCCCAAAACCGTATTAGGGAAAATATTCTGAGCTACCTCTAAAAACAGTTCCGGCTCATTAAGAGATGGGCTGAAGTGGGTCAGCCAAAGAGCTTCTGCTTCGCCATCCTTGGCTAGCTGTGCCGCCTCAGAAAACAGCATATGCTTATTTTCTTTTGCTTTGTGTATTTTTTCATCCTCGCCATACATACCTTCGCAAATAAAAAGCTGAACACCTCGAATAAAGTTGCGTAATCTGTCTACAGGTCTGCTGTCCGTACAATAGGCTACACCTATTCCCGCTCTTGGATTCCCTAGTACCATGTCGGAGGTATATGTCTTCCCTTCAAACTCTAAGAAACCTTCCTTTTGTAAACTGCCCCATAACGTTTTTGGAATACCCAATCCTTCTGCTTTCTTTACATCAAACTTTCCTCTGCGCTGCAAGTCTACACGATAAGCATAGCATTTCACCATATGATCTGCCAAACAGTGGGAAATCATAAAATTGCCCACCTGAATAGGATTTGGCGTATCCTTTCCAATTTCAATATATGTTAGTGGAAAAGGCAATTCCGGACATATCCTGCAAAGCCCTTCCACAATATAAGCAAGTCCTTGTGGCCCAATTATCGTAAGGGGTTCCGTCCTTCCCGCATTGCCAATGGTTAGCAAAAGCCCCGGTAGGCCTGAGATATGATCCGCATGGAAATGGGTGATGCAAATCACATCAATGGATTTAAAGCCCCATCCTTGCATCTTCATGGTCACCTGCGTGCCCTCGCCACAGTCAATCAGCAAAAGCCGCCCGTTGATTCTGGCCAGCATCGCCGTTAAAAATCGTCCGGGCATGGGCATCATTCCGCCTGTTCCCAGCAAACAAATATCAAGCATAACTTTCTCCTTTGAATTTAAAAATTACCGTTACTTTTCATCATAGCTTATTCCTCGTTAAAATACAAGTTTTGCCACAGAAAAGCAGCAATATACTTTTCTTTTTTCAATTTCCTTGTATTGGTTCAATTTTCATTTTCTAAATCTTATTTTTGTAATTGAAAAAGTAAACTCAATAAACATATACGTTCTGTTATTCTCAATAAAATAAATCTAACAATGCATTAGACATAGAGCCCTTCACGAAAATTGCTCCTATATTCTTTTTTACATCCCATCTAATCATTATTTACAGGAAATGAACTTACAAATATCTTTTTATGGCTCTTCACAAACAAAATATTCAAAATAGTATGAAAATTTTATTTTTCAGGTACAAAAACGTGTTCATTGGAATAGAAATACTAAAGGGGGGGTTCTTATGCGTAGGAGATTTCGATATACACCATTAAAATGGATATGTGGGGTTATTCTCGTTTCTTTGGGCATAGGAATGCTTCTGGCCATCTTAATACCCTATTGCATTCCTTTGCTGGCAATTCTGTTTATTGGTGCGGGTATTTGGCTTATCTTTAATTTCCATCAGTGTTAAGGCAAAAATGCATAATCGAAAAAAAGCCTTTCTCCAAATTCGGAAAAAGGCTTTTAGCTCTCGGTCAATTAGATTGCACGTGTAACTTTATTTGCACGCATACATTTTGTGCAAACGTAAATAGATTTTACATTGCCGTTATTTTCAACGATTTTAACTTTCTTTACGTTGGGTTTCCACTTTCTATTCGCACGTCTACTAACCTGACTACGGTTAATGCTGATTCTATGACCTTTCATCTGGCCCTTTTCGCAAATTTCACATTTAGCCATGTCTGCACCTCCTCCACTACTGCTTTATGTGACATAACAAAGATATTTTAGCAGAAAAGACAAAGTTTTGCAAGGAAAATCAGTGGATAATTTGAGTTTTTTTTCCTCTGCCTCAATCCTTGGAACGAATTACATAAAGATATCCTTCGGTAAAATCAATTGTTGCCTCTTCCTTTGCCAAAACATTGCTCACCGCAACCATATCGTCATCTAATGCCAAATCCCTGTTTATTAAGGGATATTCAAATCCCGTAAGGGTAATCCCCTTAACCATCATAGATAGGGGGATGGTAGACACCAAGTCCCCAATTTTTCCATGTATTGTAATAGGTCTATTCACTAGCTCAACACTGTTATTTTCATCCACCAATCTTGCACGTATTCCTTTTTTCAAAAGTCCCAAAAGCAAATGAGCATTGGCAAGGGAATGATCAAATCGGGAACCAAGTCCTCCCAGTAATATTAAATCTGTAGCGCCCTTTTCCAAGGCCAATGCAATGCCCAATTGCATGTCTGTTTCATCTTTTCTGGCAGGAAACTGACGAATAGGTATGCCTTTTTCTTTATAATAGTCCAAAACTTCTTGGCTCACCGAGTCAAAGTCCCCAACAATATAATCGGGCATTAAACCCAACGCCTTAGTATGATGCAAACCGCCATCACAGCAGATAAGAACATGGGCACCTTCTAAATATTCTTTGCAAAATGCATAGTTTGATATTTTTGCCCCTGCAAAAATGACTGCCTTCATTCTACTCATACTCCTTAAAAATTTCAAAAAAATCTTTGGCAGCCTTGGCAATATCCTCTTTTCCAAATACTGCGGAGCCTGCTACAATAACATTTGCTCCTGCATCTAAAACAATTCTAACATTATCTTGGGTAATGCCACCATCAACCTGAATATCATACCCCAGATTCATCTCTTCTTTCCAAAGAGCCAATTGACAAATTTTTGGAACCTGATTCTCCATAAATTTCTGCCCACCAAAGCCTGGTTCCACCGTCATAACCAAAACCATTTCCAAATCAGCTAAATATGGCTTCACTGCTTCCACAGGTGTATTGGGCTTAATGGTAATGCCCGCCTTTGCCCCTGTGCTGTGAATTAAATCAATCACCTTCTTGGGGTCTTCCGTAGCTTCCATGTGGAAGTTTATAATATCCGCGCCGGCTTTGCGAAACTCTTCAACATATTTTTCAGGCTCTACAATCATTAAATGGGCGTCAAAAACCATGTTGCTTGCCTTGCGAATTCCTTTGATCACAGGAATCCCAAAAGAAATATTGGGTACGAAAACACCATCCATTACATCCAAATGAATATAAGGAGTGCCCGCCTGCTCAATGATAGCCAACTGCTCCCCGATTTTTGCAAAATCGATGGAAAGCATTGATGGAGAAAGATAAATTGCCATTTTATTTCTTCCTTTCCTCTTCCTTTTTCAGTTCTTGAACTATATTTACATACCGTTGGTAGCGCATAGGATGAATTGCCTTGCCGATTTGTGCTTTTACAGCACAATCCGGCTCGTTTATATGCATACATCCATTATAATAGCATCCATGGACAAACGGTTCAAACTCTTTGAAATAGTATTGCAATTTTTCCGAAGGAATATGATTTAAAAACAGGGAGGTAAATCCAGGGGAATCCACAATATAGCTGTTCTCCGTTATTCGTATCAGCTCTGCATGTCTGGTGGTGTGGCGTCCTCGTTGTATCTTCTTGCTGAGCTCCCCGGTATTTAATTCTAACCCAGGAAACGCCGCATTAATTAAGCTGCTTTTTCCCACGCCTGAAGGTCCGGCAAAAACGGAAATTCTATTTTCCAAGGCCGCTTTCAAATCTTCCACGCCACTGCCAAGCTCTGCGCTGGCGCATATCACCAAATATCCTGCCTGTCTGTATAATGTTGCAGCTTCTTCATAATCCTGATTGTTATCCTTGTCAATTTTATTCAACACGATGACAATATCCAACTCCTGCTCCTCTGCAAGGAGCAAGAACCGATCCAATAAATCCAAGTTCATATCAGGACTTTTTGCCGCAAAAACAATAACCGCTTGATCAACATTGCTCACTCTAGGGCGAATTAGTTCAGTTCTTCTTGGCAGTATTTCATCCAAGCTTCCTTTTTTGTTTTCTTCATCCAAAACGGAAATTTTCACATGGTCACCAACCGTTGGTCGAATGCCCTCTTTTCTGAAAATCCCCCTTGCACGGGTTTCAAAAACGCCTCTTTTGGTATCTATATAATAAAACCCACCGATTCCTTTTACAATTACGCCTTCAAGCATATGCCCTCCATCTTATTCTGAAAAATTCACATTTTGTGTCCATTGCAATTCATCATCAATATAACAGCTTACTGTGCCACTGCCCCTACCTGTTAAGGAAACCGTATAAGGGAACTGTGTTGAATTCCTTGTCTCATCCACCGCAGGGAAAAGACCGTCCGCATCATTTTTTACAACACGAACATATAAATCCCCATCCGCACCACTGGGTGCACTGATGGTAAAGGACTTGGTTCCTGTAGTGGCTTCCCCACTACCATTGTTGTTTCCACCGTGGTTTGGATTGCCGTTATTTGTATTTCCATTGTTGATATTTCCATTATTTCCATTTTGTGAAGGCTCATTCTCCACTGCCTTGCCGGAGCTGATCACCAAATTCACAATGCTTCCACTGGGCACCTCTTGCCCTGCGCTTAATGTTTGGGTCATAACTTTACCCTTATCCACAGTTTGACTTTCCGCATAAGACACACTACCAACCGTTAATCCCACTGCCGTCAAATCTTTTTTCGCCTGCTCTTCAGAAAGCCCCATCACACTTGGCACAGAAACACTCTGATTTTCATCACCTTTACTAACCTTTAAAATAATCGTAGTCTTTGCATTAATGCTTGTGCCTACATTGGGATTTTGATCTAAAACAATTCCAACTTCTTTATCCTTGTCAAAAACATACTCTATTCTAGGTGTTGTCCCTACAAGTGAGACAATTTTACTGGTAGCTGTTTTTTCTTCTTCACCAACCAAAGAAGGCATATCCTGAGAAGTCAATCCAAGGCTGGTTTTAATGCCAATCTTTGTGCCGGAGGAAGCCATTGTGCCCTCCTGAACAGACTGATAAATAATATAACCTTCATCATAATAGCTGCTGTAATCTTGTCCTTCCTCCACCAACTCTAAGCCCATTTGTTTTGCTGCTGCTTGGGCATCGCTTAGAGGCACACCTACGAAGGCGGGAACTTCAATATTCTTTTCTGATGCAATCAATCCACCACTTAAAAGCTTCATCCCTAAAACGGAGATTACACCGATAATTACCAAAGCCGTAACAATTGCAGCGATGATTACTTTCTTCTCTGCTTTACGATCATGCTCATTTCCATAATCCCCTTCTTTTCTGGGGTTTCTACGCATTTTATTGGGCCTTTTACTTGTTTTCACAGGCTCTGCCTCCACATATTCATTTTCGTAATCGTCTTCTTTTGATAAGCGCAGCTTCTTACCATATTTTTCAAAGCTTACCATAGGTTCTCTTTCAGCCTGTGCTTCCACTTCCTCTATTTTCTCTGAAAAAGTATTTCTATTCAGTCTGATAAATTCAACTTCTTTTGGATCAGCTGATTTTGTTGCCTCTAAATCCTCTTTTTCTTCAGATGTTGATACAGCTTCAGAAGAAGCTATATCCTGCGTTTTTTCTTCTAAAGTTTGCTGCTCTCTTAGCTCAGCAGCCACCTCTGCTCTTCTAGAACGACGCACACCATGGGTACTTCCACCTGCAGTTCCTGCTAAAGTTGCCGCTGTAACCGCCGCCTCAACCTCTTTTTTCACAGGTGCCTCTGTATGTAAAAATCCACCTGCCGTATCGGTCCTTGCTTTCAGCAAATCTGCCAGCATCAGCTCAACGGTAGCATACCTTTCATCCGCCTTTTTCATTGTTGCCTTTTTTATAATGCCCTCAATCGCCGGGGTACAATTGGGGTTATATTGACGAATATCAGGCAGTTCCTCGCTGATATGCTTTAGGGCAATGGAAACGGAATTATGTCCGTGAAAGGGCAAAACACCCGTAATCATTTCAAACATGGTAATACCCAAAGAGTAAATGTCACTCTTTTCATCCACATAACCGCCCCTTGCCTGCTCAGGAGAGAAATAATGTACAGACCCTGCCGCATTGGCTGTAGTAGTCATGGTAGAAACTGTGGCAGCTCTGGCAATACCAAAGTCCGTAACCTTAATCACACCATCCGTTCCCACCAAAATATTCTGTGGCTTGATATCCCTATGTATGATGTGAGCTTTATGGGCCTGAGCCAATGCAGAAGCAATCTGAATGGACACATTTAGGGTAGAACGGGAATCAAAAGGTGCCTTTTGGCGAATTGCCTGCTTCAAAGTGTCCCCATGAATATATTCCATTACAATATAATTTGTTTCACCATCCTCTCCAACATCATAAACACGCACAATGTTGGGATGGGAAAGCCTTGCCGCCGAGCAAGCTTCGGAACGAAACCTCTCAATAAATTCATCGTCCCCGATAAACTCCTCACGCAAAACCTTAACTGTAACATATCTATCCAGTTTCTTATCCTTGCCCCGATATACCATAGCCATGCCACCGGAGCCAATCTTCTCTATAATCTCATATCTATCCCCAAGGATAGTTCCGGGATTTAACAACATTAGTTCTTACCTCCTACATCAACCAAAATCAAGGAAATATTATCATATCCGCCTCGTTCATTGGCCATTTCAACCAATTTCTGCGCCTTTTTTTCTAAGGTAATCCGCTTTCCTATCACTTCTGCCATTTCCTTATCTGATACCATACCGGAAAGTCCATCTGTACATAGGAGTAAAATATCTCCCCTCAGTGCATTCTCCACAATTGCATCTGTTTCAACGGTTTCTTTGATCCCCACAGCACGGGTAATAATATTTCTTTTGGGATGACTTGCCGCCTCTTCCTTTGTGATGGAGCCCAGTCGAACCAATTCCATAACATAGGAATGATCTGTGGTAAGGGGACTCAGCTCTTTTTTACGAAATAAATACGCACGGCTGTCCCCAACATATGCAACAAAAATTTTCCCATCCTGAACAGCTGCAGCAACCATAGTTGTACCCATCTCTGCAAATTCACGCTTAGAATTGGATTTATCATAAACAGCCCGGTTAGATGCTGCCATGGCTTCTGCCAATAAATCAGGTATATCTTCCTCGCCGTGGGAATCTCTCTCCTTTTTGATATAATTCAAAAAGGAATCAATGGCATATTGACTGGCCACTTCTCCGGCATTGCAGCCCCCCATGCCGTCTGCAACTATAAACAGATTTTGTATTTCATCCTCCGGCAACGGAACATAAAGGGCATCCTCATTATTCTTTCTGCATTTACCAATATCACTGATACCTATTGCTTTCAAGCAATCCACCTCCCCGGTGTAAAAAATCCGAAATGAATTATCCTCAAGCATAACCTCTTTAACTATGATAATTCTCTTTTGTCTTTCAAATGACTGCGTCTTAGTTGACCACAGGCCGCATCAATGTCACTGCCCAGTTTTCTGCGAATAGTGGTTTCCACTCCGTTTTCCTGCAACAGTGCCGCAAACTGTTTTACTCTGTCATTGGAGCTTTTTATATAATCCCGCTCTTTCACATCATTCACAGGAATTAAGTTTACATGGCAAAGCATATCCCGAAGCTTTTTGGCTAACTCTTTGGCACAGTCATCACTGTCATTAACTCCACGCATCATGGCATATTCAAAGGTTATCCGCCGTTTGGTTATCTCCGTATAATGACGGCAAGCAACCAATAAACGATCCATAGAATTTGCCTTTGCCACAGGCATAATGCTCTTTCTAATTTCATCGTTGGGCGCATGAAGAGATACCGCAAGGGTAATCTGCAAATGCTCCCCTTCCAACTGATACATTTTCTCAATCAACCCACAAGTTGAAAGGGTAATATGCCTTTGTCCCATATTCTGCCCATCAGGATGGTTGATTAAATGTATAAATTTTACCACATTTTCATAGTTATCCAAAGGTTCGCCGCTGCCCATCAGCACCACACCACTGATACGCTCACCGCAATCTTTTTGAATCTCATATACTTGAGAGAGCATTTCACCTGCTGTCAAATTTCGCTCTACACCGTCCAATGTAGAAGCACAAAATTTACAACCCATACGACATCCCGCCTGGGTTGAAATGCACACAGTATTTCCATGCTCATATTTCATCAATACGCTCTCAATGACCGAATCATTCTCCAAAGCAAAAAGATATTTTCTTGTTCCATCAACCTGCGAGATCAATCTCCGTACCATTTCCACGCCACCGAGAACTGCATTTTGCTGTAGCTTCTCTCGCAAACTCTTAGAAAGATTTGTCATCTCTTCAAAGGAAGAAACTTGTTTTTTATGAATCCACTCGAAAACCTGTTTCCCACGAAACTTTGGTTCCTTCATATCAGCCAAAAAAAGCTGCAATTCTTCTAAATTCATAGATTTTAAATCATTTTTCGACATGTTTATCCCTTTCTTTTCATTTTTGCAATAAAGAATCCATCCGTATTGCTTTTATGGGGTAACAGTGTAATATACCCCTTCTCAGCGGTTTCCTGCCATAAGGTCTTTGGCAAAAACTCCGTAATATCCTCTGTAATAAATTCTGGGTGGCTGCTTAGAAACCACTCCACATTTTTTTCATTTTCTTTTTTGCATAAGGTACATGTGCTATAAATCAGCGTTCCACCCTGCTTAACATATCTTGCCCCATTTTCAAGGATTTGACGCTGAATAGGCACCAATTGATCGATTTCATCACCATTTTTCTTTAATCGAATATCCGGCTTTTTGCCCATTAATCCCAAACCGGAGCAAGGTGCATCCACCAAAACACGATCGAAGGCATCTGCATAGTTTTCATTAAATTCAGTGGCGTCCTGCTGTATTGGTTCAATCATTGTGATTCCAAGCCGTTGGGCACCTTGGGTAATCAATTCTATTTTATGCTCATAAATATCTCCACATACAAGCCTTCCTTCATTTTCCATCCTTTCCCCAATGGTAAAGCTTTTCCCCCCAGGTGCTGCACAAAGGTCTAATACTTTCTCTCCCTTTTTAGGAGCCATAATCTCAATTGCAAGCTGAGAACTTTCATCCTGCACATGAAACAAACCTTCTGAAAAGGATTTTAGTCTTCCAATATCCGCTGTTTTCTTTAAATGCAAAGCAGAAGAAACCAGTCTGCCATCAGTAACTGTTGTACCCAGCTTTTCCAATTCCTTTCTCAAGGATTCCTTTTTCGTTTTTAATGTGTTCACACGAATGGTTACATCAGGAGGGCAATTATTTGCTCTGCAAAGATTTTCCGTCTCTTCATAACCAAAATATGCAGTCCACATTTTAATCACCCAAAGAGGATGAGAATATTGGATATGCAAAAACTCTGGCGTACCCTTCTTGGGCAAAGCAATATTTTCTTTTTCCCGTCCCACAGTGCGCAAAACGCCATTTACAAATCCCTTTAACGGTTCCAACCCTCTTTCCTCAACCAACTTTACGCCTTCGTTACAGGCAGCAGAATCAGGTACCTTCATAAAGTACATTTGATAGACAGCGGTACGCATCACCGCCAAAATCCACGGCTTCATCTTTTCTGTTTTTGTCTTAGAAAATTGATTGATGACATGGTCTATATAGTATAAATTCCGTAATGTTCCGTTTACAATTTCTGTTACCATGGCTCTATCCTTCGGTGGCATTGCCCCATTCTGGCGTAATAGCCTTCTTAAAGCCATATTGTTATATGCGCCCTCTTCCATAATTTCCATCATGGCCTGGGCGGCAATCTCTCTTGGGTTTATCTGTATCATTATTCTATTTTCCCCTTCATCAGGAATGTGATTACAAGCAGATTCTATCATCTGTCTTGCTAAACTCTTTTTAAATAACAGTTAATTATCTTATGTCCGATAAAGTTTATCCTCCACCCAGCTTAATTAATCCGTTAAATCTAATCCACTAAATTATTATTATAAAGTATTCCCTGTCATAGAGCAACATTTTTCGCCATTTCTCCGAGGATTTCATTCTTTCACAAGAAATGGCAAAAGGCCGATTTTCAAGTGAAAAATCAGCCTTCTTATTATATTTAGTCACTTCTTCTTCCAAAAATTCCAATCAAACGTAATAATTGAAGGACTGCCACAATGGCCGCCGCAACATAGGTTAATGCAGCTGCCCGCAATACCTTTTTTGAACCTTCAACTTCGCTTTCGTCCAAAAAGTTCTGCTCAACCAAAAGATCAGTTGCTCTTGCCGATGCATCAAATTCCACAGGTAATGTGATTAATGTAAACACTACCGATGCGGCAAAGAAAAGAATGCCAATTTGAATCATCAAATAACCACTGTGACTGGAAAAAAGCATTCCAATAAAAATTAATGGCATAGCCATCTTAGATCCTAAATTCGCAATTGGATAAAAAAGACTTCTTAGTGCAAGAGGGCCATATCCAACATCATGCTGAATGGCATGGCCTGTTTCATGGGCTGCTACACCCAAAGCCGCTACTGATGGACTATCATAAACGTTTTGGGAGAGACGTAATGTTTTTGTGCGAGGGTCATAGTGATCTGTAAGATTTCCTCCCACTCTTTCCACGCTTACATCATGAATGCCTGCATTTTGCAGCATCATCGTTGCTACCTGTGCGCCTGTATAGCCTCGTTTGTTACGAACATTGGCATATTTGTTGTATGTTCCTGATACATTGGCCTGTGCATATAGGGTGAGTATCATGGCCAGAATTAATAAAATAAACATAATTGGTTCCTCCTTTTTATTTTACAAATTTAAGGAAATCTGTTTACATCGGTATGCTGTTGCATACGCGAAACAACTCAGTTTTTCCTTAAAAAGACTACTGTAAAAGGACGCCCTGATTAATAGCATGACCTCTCAAGTATGCATCCGCAGGCATACGTTTTTTGCCTGTGGCTTGCAATTCCGTGATAGTCAATGCTCCATCGCCGCATTTTACGACGAACCCCTTTTTGTTACTATCAACAACCTCGCCGCATTTCCCATGGCGATAGTCACCTTCCGTTTTTGTTCCTTTAAAAAGTTTTAGAGGCTCCCCTTCATACATTGCATATGCTCCCGGTGCCGGATCCAGCCCCCGCATAAGATTCAAAATTTCTTCTGCACTTTTTGACCAATCAATATGCCCTGTTTCCTTTGTAATCATAGCGGCATAGGTTGCCTCTTCATGATTCT is a genomic window containing:
- a CDS encoding YjjG family noncanonical pyrimidine nucleotidase, coding for MKKKFLLFDIDHTLMDFSATEKKGLKKCFDSFGIPFTEEIFSWYLSHNRILWAQYECGKIPRDIIFQNRFTDTFSEFSIKADGNLMEKAYRQALSEGIDLIEDALDVVKKLHKTHELYVVTNGLAATQEKRLIDSGLAPYFKAIFVSEVIGLQKPMVEYFQYCFERIPNFQKEEAIIIGDSLSSDIQGGMRAGIESCWFNPNGVTNETEFQPTYEIQCLTELLPLFEIF
- a CDS encoding thiamine diphosphokinase, which translates into the protein MKAVIFAGAKISNYAFCKEYLEGAHVLICCDGGLHHTKALGLMPDYIVGDFDSVSQEVLDYYKEKGIPIRQFPARKDETDMQLGIALALEKGATDLILLGGLGSRFDHSLANAHLLLGLLKKGIRARLVDENNSVELVNRPITIHGKIGDLVSTIPLSMMVKGITLTGFEYPLINRDLALDDDMVAVSNVLAKEEATIDFTEGYLYVIRSKD
- the tsaD gene encoding tRNA (adenosine(37)-N6)-threonylcarbamoyltransferase complex transferase subunit TsaD; translated protein: MKNERDIYILAIESSCDETAAAVVKNGREVLSNVISSQIALHTLYGGVVPEIASRKHIEAIDGVITQALQEAGVTLQEVDAIGVTYGPGLVGALLVGLAEAKALAFAVNKPLIGVHHIEGHICANYIENKDFEPPYMALVVSGGHSHLVYVSDYGKYEILGKTRDDAAGEAYDKVARVIGMGYPGGPKIDAAAKQGNPDAIKFPRVFLEEDSYDFSFSGLKSAVLNYVNKQKMLGEEINPFDIAASFQQSVVEVLVGKAIKAAKGKGLQKIALAGGVASNSALRERMKEACAKEGFQLSIPSPILCTDNAAMIGCAAYYEYLAGVRDGLDLNANPSLKLGER
- a CDS encoding GNAT family N-acetyltransferase, which gives rise to MIRKAMEKDLDEVEAIYHEVLDFEAANGSYTNWQKGLYPTKGDAEKALKEGTLFVGQDESGRLYGSIILNHIQPKEYTNIAWKISAENDDVLVIHTLCIRPNSSGKGYGREFVAFAEEYARMRWCKVIRLDTYEGNQPAIHLYSHLGYELAGKCLFHFQNVIWETLVCMEKRIHG
- the rpmB gene encoding 50S ribosomal protein L28, encoding MAKCEICEKGQMKGHRISINRSQVSRRANRKWKPNVKKVKIVENNGNVKSIYVCTKCMRANKVTRAI
- the rpe gene encoding ribulose-phosphate 3-epimerase, whose translation is MAIYLSPSMLSIDFAKIGEQLAIIEQAGTPYIHLDVMDGVFVPNISFGIPVIKGIRKASNMVFDAHLMIVEPEKYVEEFRKAGADIINFHMEATEDPKKVIDLIHSTGAKAGITIKPNTPVEAVKPYLADLEMVLVMTVEPGFGGQKFMENQVPKICQLALWKEEMNLGYDIQVDGGITQDNVRIVLDAGANVIVAGSAVFGKEDIAKAAKDFFEIFKEYE
- the rsgA gene encoding ribosome small subunit-dependent GTPase A, which encodes MLEGVIVKGIGGFYYIDTKRGVFETRARGIFRKEGIRPTVGDHVKISVLDEENKKGSLDEILPRRTELIRPRVSNVDQAVIVFAAKSPDMNLDLLDRFLLLAEEQELDIVIVLNKIDKDNNQDYEEAATLYRQAGYLVICASAELGSGVEDLKAALENRISVFAGPSGVGKSSLINAAFPGLELNTGELSKKIQRGRHTTRHAELIRITENSYIVDSPGFTSLFLNHIPSEKLQYYFKEFEPFVHGCYYNGCMHINEPDCAVKAQIGKAIHPMRYQRYVNIVQELKKEEERKK
- a CDS encoding ribonuclease Z codes for the protein MLDICLLGTGGMMPMPGRFLTAMLARINGRLLLIDCGEGTQVTMKMQGWGFKSIDVICITHFHADHISGLPGLLLTIGNAGRTEPLTIIGPQGLAYIVEGLCRICPELPFPLTYIEIGKDTPNPIQVGNFMISHCLADHMVKCYAYRVDLQRRGKFDVKKAEGLGIPKTLWGSLQKEGFLEFEGKTYTSDMVLGNPRAGIGVAYCTDSRPVDRLRNFIRGVQLFICEGMYGEDEKIHKAKENKHMLFSEAAQLAKDGEAEALWLTHFSPSLNEPELFLEVAQNIFPNTVLGVERMSTTILFPKDDLEDKKHEK